One Salvelinus namaycush isolate Seneca chromosome 4, SaNama_1.0, whole genome shotgun sequence genomic window carries:
- the LOC120045688 gene encoding homeobox protein Nkx-2.5-like: MLPSPVISASTTPFSVKDILKLELQQQSQQQRLASHLGPPHECSHPVSQQHRFALQSPPSCMLAGRDRDSPSPGLLEREARMSYLGSLTVQERLMETGLAGEIFTSPGLQGHSADTSLEVEQEDIDTKSCGLIGVRDCEESTQVHSDLEKPPKQQRARRKPRVLFSQAQVFELERRFKQQRYLSAPEREHLANTLKLTSTQVKIWFQNRRYKCKRQRQDKNLEMAGHPHHPPPPRRVAVPVLVRDGKPCLAGSQNYNTSYTVGAASPYSYNGYPAYNNPVYTNTYSCTYSSLPALAPNTTANAFMNMGLGNLGVSQSQAQTPQGTACQGTLQGIRAW; the protein is encoded by the exons ATGCTTCCTAGCCCTGTTATTTCTGCCTCCACCACGCCGTTCTCAGTCAAGGACATACTGAAGCTGGAGCTTCAGCAGCAGTCTCAGCAGCAGCGGCTCGCCTCACACCTTGGGCCGCCCCACGAGTGCTCTCACCCGGTGTCGCAGCAGCACCGCTTCGCCCTCCAGTCGCCCCCGTCTTGTATGCTGGCTGGCAGAGACAGGGACAGTCCCAGCCCCGGGCTCTTGGAGAGAGAGGCGAGGATGTCCTACCTGGGTAGTCTGACCGTGCAGGAGCGGCTGATGGAGACGGGTCTTGCCGGGGAGATATTCACTTCCCCGGGGCTACAGGGACACTCAGCCGACACCAGCCTGGAAGTTGAGCAGGAGGACATAGACACCA AATCGTGTGGCCTAATAGGAGTGAGGGACTGCGAGGAGTCCACGCAGGTGCACTCGGACTTGGAGAAACCCCCAAAACAGCAAAGGGCCCGGCGGAAACCACGGGTACTCTTTTCCCAGGCGCAGGTGTTCGAGCTCGAGCGACGCTTCAAGCAGCAGCGTTACCTATCCGCCCCGGAGAGGGAACACCTGGCCAACACTCTGAAACTGACCTCCACACAGGTCAAAATATGGTTCCAGAACAGGAGGTATAAGTGTAAACGGCAGCGGCAGGACAAGAACCTAGAGATGGCCGGACATCCACACCATCCTCCCCCGCCTAGGAGAGTGGCAGTCCCGGTGCTGGTGCGTGATGGGAAGCCCTGCCTGGCTGGATCTCAGAACTATAATACATCCTACACTGTTGGAGCGGCCAGCCCCTATAGTTATAATGGCTACCCGGCTTACAATAACCCGGTGTATACTAACACTTACTCATGCACGTACTCTAGCCTGCCTGCTCTAGCGCCCAACACTACTGCTAACGCCTTTATGAATATGGGTCTTGGGAACCTGGGCGTGTCGCAATCTCAGGCCCAAACACCACAGGGAACAGCCTGCCAAGGAACTCTGCAGGGCATTCGGGCCTGGTAG
- the nkx3.3 gene encoding NK3 homeobox 3 produces MALGCSSFSIKDILTRGRDARDNIPTSRDLTELCTLKLASINQDRQTESRDGSLRGPGSSTSDCSDEHNGDEMEMKHIRQGSISSSPGLEDIRNPTSEFGSEESTGEEAEHMACKKDINNKQPSLDHDKPREEEENERESSYTTVGQSISGNKKRSRAAFTHAQVYELERRFNLQRYLSGPERANLAGALKLTETQVKIWFQNRRYKTKRRQMAAELAACSSPTPATLAKKVAVKILVRDDQRQYRGDELHSPPALPLYLAYQYGYNPYMYCFQP; encoded by the exons ATGGCGCTGGGCTGCTCCTCTTTCTCCATCAAGGACATCCTCACCCGCGGACGTGACGCACGAGACAACATTCCAACTTCACGGGATCTGACAGAACTCTGCACGTTAAAGCTGGCCTCCATCAACCAGGACCGGCAAACCGAGAGCAGGGATGGGAGCTTGAGGGGTCCCGGTTCATCCACTTCGGATTGCAGTGACGAGCACAACGGGGATGAGATGGAGATGAAACACATCCGCCAAGGAAGTATTAGTTCCTCTCCTGGTTTGGAAGACATCAGGAACCCTACGTCCGAGTTCGGTAGTGAAGAGTCCACTGGGGAGGAGGCGGAACACATGGCATGCAAAAAAG ACATAAACAACAAACAACCCAGTCTGGATCATGACAAAccgagggaggaagaggagaatgagagggagagtaGTTACACCACCGTGGGCCAATCCATATCTGGTAACAAGAAGCGCTCCCGTGCGGCCTTCACCCACGCGCAGGTATACGAGCTAGAGCGTCGGTTTAACTTGCAGCGCTACCTGTCCGGTCCCGAACGGGCGAACTTGGCGGGCGCCCTGAAGCTCACGGAAACCCAGGTGAAAATCTGGTTCCAGAACCGGAGATATAAGACCAAACGGCGGCAGATGGCGGCCGAACTTGCCGCTTGTAGCTCCCCGACACCAGCCACACTGGCTAAGAAAGTGGCGGTGAAGATCCTGGTTCGAGACGATCAGAGACAGTACCGAGGGGACGAGCTGCATAGTCCGCCTGCTCTGCCACTCTATCTGGCCTACCAATATGGATACAACCCCTACATGTACTGCTTCCAGCCATGA